From a region of the Helicobacter hepaticus ATCC 51449 genome:
- a CDS encoding carbon storage regulator, translating to MLILSRKQDDSVIIGDDIEIKIISIDKGSVRLGFSAPENCVILRGELKEAITSQNKQASQSDDIKAVSEIKFLLKAHKK from the coding sequence ATGTTGATACTTTCAAGAAAACAAGATGACAGCGTGATAATTGGCGATGATATTGAAATAAAGATTATCTCCATTGACAAAGGCAGCGTGAGACTCGGGTTTTCTGCACCAGAAAATTGTGTGATTTTACGTGGAGAGCTTAAAGAGGCAATTACTTCACAGAACAAACAAGCTTCGCAAAGTGATGATATAAAAGCTGTATCAGAGATAAAGTTTTTGCTTAAAGCCCATAAGAAATGA